The following is a genomic window from Fusarium oxysporum Fo47 chromosome IV, complete sequence.
CCTCTACATACCCGAGAGCATGGCAGCGCTTCCTTTTGAACAGGGCAAATCATGGGACGATGAATTATCCTTCAACACGCAGTGTAGCAGTCAATGGGACAGTCTATGTCATTTCCAGCACCAGCATTCTGGTTTGGCATACAACGGTGCAAACCCTGATAAAGAAACCTTGTCAATTGACTCAACCGAGTCCAACAATATGCCAACCCTGGACCATTGGCACTCCCGAGGCTGCATTGCCGGTCGAGGCGTATTGATCGACTACGCTTCTTATGCTGAGGAAAAAGGCATAGAGTTCCACGCCTTTGATGGGAACCGCATCACGGTTGAAGATCTCGAGGCTTGCGCAGCATATCAAAAGGTCGACTTCCAACCAGGCGACATCCTGATTGTCAGAACAGGCGCAACCGAAGTAGTCGATAACATGAACCCTGCTGATCTGGGTAAAATGGCCGCTGCGAAACTCACAGGTCTTCACGGCTGCGAAGAAACGGCTCGGTGGTTGTGGAACAAGCGGTTTGCTGCTGCGGCGTCAGACTCGAATAGTTTCGAAGCGTATCCCCCATTGAAACCTGATGGTTCTATCGGTGGAATGAAAGATCTCGGTAAGTCGTTCTTTTTGTTACTGTTTGGGAGACTGTGAATGTTTGCTAACTGGTGCAGTGCTTCATATGTATTGTTTGAACATGTTTGGTATGTCGATCGGCGAGTTGTGGGACCTGAAGGAGTTGGCGAGGTATTgtaaggagaagaagaggtaCTCGTTCATGATTACTTCGACTCCTTTGAATCAGCCTGGGTTGATTGGATCGCCTCCGAATGCTTTGGCTATTTTCTAGGAGGGTAGTGGTTATGAGATGCATTGGGGGGTTGAAGGTTCAGAGGCACGAAACGCTCATCCTTTGTACAGAACAACACACGTTCGATACCAAAAAGACTGGGTGACTTTTCATTATACAACTTGATATCAGATATCCTAAACAAACGTGGGTTACTGTAGTACCTTAGGTATGTAGGCAATTACTCAAAAGTACCGGCCCTGATGCTTTCCATTCATCCCAATCGCTTCTCAAGGCTCTTACAAATGCCGACTGCTTCACCGAAGCTTTTCATAAAACTTTTATGAATATTGACTTCTTTAACTATATGCTAATTACCTAGACCCTATCTTCGTCCAAGTCCAAACATCCTCA
Proteins encoded in this region:
- a CDS encoding putative cyclase-domain-containing protein → MVFNISSVPDFDDLPEVKGMPKGCAWGVFDRDGKKDQVGTLNFLTPDVVRNAALEVKDGVSISLNWPLNAMNKLNIPGRLAAQHKILYIPESMAALPFEQGKSWDDELSFNTQCSSQWDSLCHFQHQHSGLAYNGANPDKETLSIDSTESNNMPTLDHWHSRGCIAGRGVLIDYASYAEEKGIEFHAFDGNRITVEDLEACAAYQKVDFQPGDILIVRTGATEVVDNMNPADLGKMAAAKLTGLHGCEETARWLWNKRFAAAASDSNSFEAYPPLKPDGSIGGMKDLVLHMYCLNMFGMSIGELWDLKELARYCKEKKRYSFMITSTPLNQPGLIGSPPNALAIF